One Corynebacterium uterequi DNA segment encodes these proteins:
- a CDS encoding ABC transporter permease, translated as MTTSASTSHRLSGWLLNNGALVGLLILCAGLSLATPHFISADNLLNVGVQAATVAIIAFGMTFVIVTGGIDLSVGAVAALGGMVTAYFWADLGLPGWVTVLLGLATGLVCGMVAGAAIAVGKLPAFIATLAMMSITRGLTLVLSQGSPVASPPAANWMGEDIGVMPMPIVMMALAGLVCWFILSRTVLGRSMYALGGNLEAARLSGIPVRRVLLSTYALCGVFAALAGLVMTARLSSAQPNAGTGYELDAIAAVVIGGASLAGGRGGAWGTLVGAILLAVIRNGLNLLNVSSFWQQIVIGIVIALAVGFDVIRNKTISQ; from the coding sequence GTGACTACCTCAGCTTCGACCTCTCACCGCCTTTCTGGCTGGCTCCTCAACAACGGGGCGCTGGTGGGCCTGCTCATCCTGTGCGCGGGGCTATCGTTGGCCACTCCGCACTTCATCTCCGCGGACAACCTGCTCAACGTCGGTGTCCAGGCGGCCACGGTGGCCATCATCGCCTTCGGCATGACCTTCGTCATCGTCACCGGTGGCATTGATCTCTCCGTTGGTGCGGTCGCCGCCCTCGGCGGCATGGTCACCGCCTACTTCTGGGCGGACCTTGGCCTGCCCGGCTGGGTGACGGTCCTGCTCGGCCTGGCTACCGGCCTGGTGTGCGGGATGGTCGCCGGTGCGGCCATCGCCGTCGGCAAGCTGCCGGCCTTCATCGCCACCCTGGCCATGATGTCCATCACCCGCGGGCTGACGCTCGTGCTCTCCCAGGGCTCGCCGGTGGCCAGCCCGCCGGCGGCGAACTGGATGGGTGAGGACATCGGCGTTATGCCCATGCCCATCGTCATGATGGCGCTGGCCGGCCTGGTGTGCTGGTTCATCCTTTCCCGCACGGTGCTTGGCCGTTCCATGTACGCCCTCGGCGGAAACCTCGAGGCGGCCCGGCTCTCCGGCATCCCGGTGCGACGGGTGCTCCTCTCCACCTACGCGCTGTGTGGCGTCTTCGCGGCCCTCGCCGGCTTGGTGATGACTGCCCGGCTGTCTTCGGCGCAGCCCAACGCCGGTACCGGCTACGAGCTCGACGCCATCGCCGCGGTTGTCATCGGCGGTGCGTCGCTGGCCGGCGGCCGGGGTGGCGCCTGGGGCACCCTCGTCGGGGCGATCCTGCTCGCCGTCATTCGCAACGGGCTCAATCTGCTCAACGTCAGCTCCTTCTGGCAGCAGATCGTGATCGGCATCGTCATCGCCCTCGCCGTAGGCTTCGACGTCATCCGCAACAAGACCATCTCGCAGTAG
- a CDS encoding sugar ABC transporter ATP-binding protein: MTAPLIELRHVSKSFGPVTVIDDVTLAVHPGTVHALLGENGAGKSTLIKMMAGVHQPDSGDVLVDGQPVTLATTKAAEACGIATIYQELNLVPTLSVAENILLGRTPRRAGLVNRRELNRQARQALDRVGLDVALDRPVGELGLAQQQLVEIAKALSQDARVLILDEPTATLTAREVDQLFTVVEELKAKGVGMVFISHHLDEISRIADTVSVLRDGAFVAEVPASTSEDEFVRLMVGRELTEQYPAREVTIGEPLLSVRGLSSDALQDVSFQVRAGEVVGLAGLVGAGRTEVIRALAGADSYTSGEVSVGGQVLRPGRIDAAIDAGIGHVPEDRKNQGLIVDASVGSNIGLATLRSTAKGPLADLAGQRRRATEVAERLRVRMAGIDQPIRHLSGGNQQKAVFGRWVLAGSSVLLLDEPTRGVDVGAKVEIYSIINDVVAAGGAVLMASSDLPEVLGMSDRILVMSGGTIAGELPPTATQDEVMALAVSHTSTDDHKGHRN; encoded by the coding sequence ATGACGGCCCCACTCATTGAACTCCGGCACGTGTCGAAGTCCTTCGGACCCGTCACCGTCATCGACGACGTGACCCTCGCCGTCCACCCCGGCACCGTCCATGCTCTCCTTGGCGAAAACGGCGCAGGAAAATCCACGCTCATCAAGATGATGGCTGGCGTGCATCAGCCTGATTCCGGCGACGTGCTCGTCGACGGCCAACCGGTGACGCTGGCCACCACGAAGGCCGCCGAGGCCTGCGGCATCGCCACCATCTACCAGGAACTCAACCTCGTGCCCACCCTGTCTGTAGCGGAGAACATCCTGCTCGGGCGCACTCCCCGGCGCGCCGGGCTCGTCAACCGCCGCGAGCTGAACCGCCAGGCCCGCCAGGCGCTGGATCGGGTGGGCCTCGACGTCGCCCTCGACCGCCCTGTCGGCGAGCTCGGCCTCGCCCAACAGCAACTAGTAGAGATCGCCAAGGCGCTGAGCCAGGACGCCCGCGTGCTCATCCTCGACGAACCCACCGCCACCCTCACCGCCCGGGAAGTTGACCAGCTCTTCACGGTCGTCGAGGAGCTCAAGGCGAAAGGCGTCGGAATGGTCTTCATCTCGCATCACCTCGATGAGATCTCCCGTATCGCCGATACCGTCTCCGTGCTGCGCGACGGCGCCTTCGTCGCCGAAGTCCCGGCCAGCACCAGCGAGGATGAGTTCGTCCGGCTCATGGTGGGACGAGAGCTCACCGAGCAGTATCCCGCCCGCGAGGTCACCATCGGCGAACCGCTGCTCAGCGTTCGCGGACTGAGCTCCGACGCCCTCCAAGACGTCAGCTTCCAGGTGCGTGCCGGCGAAGTGGTGGGACTTGCCGGGTTGGTGGGCGCCGGGCGCACGGAGGTCATCCGCGCGCTCGCCGGGGCAGATTCGTACACGTCCGGGGAGGTGAGCGTCGGCGGGCAGGTGCTGCGTCCCGGCCGGATCGACGCCGCCATCGACGCCGGCATCGGCCACGTTCCCGAGGACCGGAAAAACCAAGGGCTTATCGTCGACGCCTCGGTGGGCAGCAACATCGGCTTGGCGACGCTGCGGAGCACCGCGAAGGGGCCTCTGGCCGACCTTGCCGGGCAACGGAGACGCGCCACCGAGGTGGCCGAGCGCCTGCGGGTCCGCATGGCCGGGATCGATCAACCCATCCGCCACCTGTCGGGAGGCAACCAACAAAAGGCCGTCTTCGGGCGGTGGGTGCTGGCCGGATCCTCGGTCCTGCTGCTCGACGAGCCGACCCGCGGCGTCGACGTCGGCGCCAAGGTAGAGATCTATTCCATCATCAACGACGTGGTCGCTGCCGGCGGCGCGGTGCTCATGGCTTCCTCCGACCTACCTGAGGTCCTCGGAATGTCCGACCGCATCCTCGTCATGTCCGGCGGCACCATCGCCGGCGAACTTCCTCCCACCGCCACCCAGGACGAGGTCATGGCGCTCGCCGTGAGCCACACCTCTACCGACGACCACAAAGGACACCGGAACTAA